The following are from one region of the Paenibacillus sp. KS-LC4 genome:
- a CDS encoding ABC transporter substrate-binding protein has translation MANHKKWVQQLMVVSALAVVLTACGAKEEATSASSGNASSAPTAAAAETSSPEAPADDTPETTTVTLVGVRDAQISSQQIIADKLGYFKEAGLDVTSQLIESGPDIAPLVAGGSAPVSIQTNFMDIILKSSNVPVKIVAPLAQIAGTQAVVGSSKLELKSAKDLEGKTIGIPSGADVKFAIDNMGKELGVDVSKIKYVNLAPSDAVVALQNGSIDAMAAWEPFITKAIQGGGKFLFSGTKSELPDKTGAVNWMSVHTTLQVTDEYLKENPNTIKAMLGALEKATAYINDNREEAIKILAPELHLTEDELREIMNRNVYSMEVNDTYMNGSNGQAVGEYLKSVGNIKSIPEFASYHDLSLLKALNPALVTE, from the coding sequence ATGGCTAATCACAAAAAATGGGTTCAACAATTAATGGTCGTTTCCGCTTTGGCAGTCGTGTTGACGGCATGCGGCGCGAAGGAAGAAGCTACGAGCGCAAGCAGTGGAAACGCAAGCTCGGCCCCAACTGCCGCGGCAGCGGAAACGAGCTCGCCTGAGGCTCCTGCCGATGACACTCCAGAGACGACAACCGTTACACTCGTAGGGGTACGTGACGCCCAAATTTCCTCTCAGCAAATTATTGCCGACAAGCTGGGCTACTTTAAAGAAGCGGGCCTAGATGTAACAAGTCAGCTCATTGAAAGCGGCCCGGATATTGCACCATTGGTTGCTGGGGGCAGCGCTCCCGTCAGCATTCAGACGAACTTTATGGATATAATTTTGAAATCCTCCAATGTTCCCGTGAAAATAGTAGCCCCGCTAGCTCAAATTGCCGGAACACAGGCAGTCGTTGGCTCAAGCAAGCTCGAATTGAAAAGTGCAAAGGATCTGGAAGGTAAGACGATCGGTATTCCAAGCGGAGCAGACGTCAAGTTTGCCATTGATAATATGGGCAAGGAGCTCGGCGTTGACGTAAGCAAAATTAAATATGTGAACCTCGCGCCAAGCGACGCCGTTGTTGCTCTGCAAAATGGGTCTATTGATGCTATGGCAGCTTGGGAGCCATTCATAACGAAGGCGATTCAAGGCGGCGGCAAGTTTCTGTTCAGCGGTACGAAAAGCGAGCTTCCAGATAAAACGGGCGCTGTGAACTGGATGAGCGTACACACAACGCTGCAAGTAACGGACGAGTATTTGAAGGAAAATCCAAACACGATTAAAGCGATGCTTGGCGCTTTAGAGAAAGCGACGGCTTATATTAATGACAACCGGGAAGAAGCGATTAAAATTTTGGCGCCTGAGCTGCATTTAACCGAGGACGAGCTCAGAGAGATTATGAATCGCAATGTGTATTCGATGGAAGTCAATGATACTTACATGAACGGAAGCAACGGTCAGGCTGTAGGCGAATATTTGAAAAGTGTAGGCAACATTAAGAGCATACCTGAATTCGCATCTTACCATGATCTAAGCCTGCTCAAGGCGCTTAATCCTGCGCTAGTTACAGAGTAA
- a CDS encoding allantoinase, giving the protein MKEPLDLIIRDGSVVLSHDVCQMDIGISNGRIVQLAKQLTTPAKKTISAAGMIVMPGMIDAHVHLNEPGLGAWEGFASGSAALAAGGCTTFIDMPLNGIPPTVTVHALEQKLAAAQGKSVVDYALWGGLVPGHLDDLRALDEAGVIGFKAFMSSPGDPSEDAFREVDDATLLAGMKIIAELGHVLALHAESEPIVAALTKEKLAEGAKSAADYTASRPVRAELEAVNRALLFAEQTGCALHFVHISSAAAVQTIADAKQRGVNVTLETCPHYLVLTDRDLERIGPAAKCAPPLRSPSEQEQLWAMLAAGHIDMIASDHSPCPSELKQTDNYFTAWGGIAGAQNSLELMIDEGYTKREIPLPMLSRMLSFAPAKRFGLSDTKGEIRLGADADLVMLQLNAPYTLEAQHLYHRHKHNPYIGRTFGCRVMATWSRGSMVYEAKSGIAEPFAGQWLIGAPTCAKQEA; this is encoded by the coding sequence ATGAAGGAACCATTGGATTTAATCATCCGGGACGGGTCAGTTGTTCTGAGCCATGACGTATGCCAAATGGATATTGGAATCAGCAATGGGCGAATTGTACAGCTTGCCAAGCAGCTGACGACTCCTGCTAAAAAAACGATTTCGGCCGCCGGCATGATTGTAATGCCCGGAATGATAGATGCCCATGTCCATTTGAACGAGCCGGGACTCGGAGCTTGGGAGGGCTTTGCCAGCGGCTCCGCAGCTCTTGCAGCAGGCGGCTGCACCACTTTTATTGATATGCCGCTAAATGGCATTCCACCAACCGTTACCGTTCACGCATTGGAGCAGAAGCTTGCTGCCGCGCAAGGAAAATCAGTTGTAGATTATGCGTTATGGGGCGGGCTTGTTCCGGGGCATCTCGATGACTTGCGAGCGCTCGATGAGGCTGGAGTTATCGGCTTCAAGGCCTTTATGTCTTCTCCCGGCGATCCATCCGAGGATGCCTTCCGCGAGGTGGATGATGCGACGTTGCTGGCAGGCATGAAGATTATCGCAGAGCTTGGACATGTACTAGCGCTTCATGCGGAGAGCGAGCCCATCGTAGCTGCCTTGACGAAAGAAAAGCTGGCTGAGGGCGCCAAATCTGCGGCAGATTATACAGCTTCACGCCCGGTGCGTGCTGAGCTTGAGGCGGTTAATCGGGCTCTGCTGTTCGCGGAGCAGACGGGATGCGCTCTACATTTTGTCCATATAAGCAGTGCGGCTGCTGTCCAGACGATAGCCGATGCCAAGCAGCGCGGGGTCAATGTGACCTTGGAAACTTGCCCTCATTACTTGGTGCTCACAGACCGTGATTTGGAGCGGATTGGCCCCGCGGCGAAATGTGCCCCACCACTGCGGAGTCCATCAGAGCAGGAGCAGCTTTGGGCTATGCTTGCTGCTGGACACATTGACATGATTGCCTCCGACCATTCTCCCTGCCCGAGCGAGTTGAAGCAAACGGACAATTATTTTACGGCGTGGGGAGGCATAGCTGGTGCACAAAATTCACTGGAGCTAATGATAGACGAAGGCTACACAAAGAGGGAAATACCACTCCCCATGCTAAGTCGCATGCTTTCGTTCGCACCAGCTAAGAGGTTTGGCCTTAGCGATACGAAGGGCGAAATACGGCTTGGAGCGGATGCCGACCTTGTTATGCTCCAGCTTAATGCCCCTTACACGCTTGAAGCGCAGCATCTTTATCACCGTCATAAGCATAATCCTTATATCGGCAGAACATTTGGCTGCCGGGTCATGGCTACCTGGAGCAGAGGAAGCATGGTGTATGAGGCTAAAAGCGGCATTGCCGAGCCATTTGCAGGGCAATGGTTAATCGGTGCTCCTACTTGTGCGAAGCAGGAGGCGTGA
- a CDS encoding ABC transporter permease — translation MSETSGSFTAERAQVAKLGAHKIARKTQTKAGSSFMKTSNFIPYLTFFILWEVFSQMNMKLALFNPLFLPPPSLVIVDAWSLAQTGLLFDSLLSSTLRIAAGFVIGCVLAVFMGVLMSKFRQVERWMSPLLNLVGPIPALALLPLIIIWFGIGEFPKVLLIAWTTFLPVLVYTVDGFKTVPSTLIRSAMSLGASERQIFRRVLLPSAIPSFIVGARVSLGLSFSALIVSEMMGAKSGLGYIIVDARNYFKISNMFVAIIFIGLIYSIFSALLKLMENKVLSWRKGGMNEAVEK, via the coding sequence ATGAGCGAGACATCGGGTTCTTTCACGGCCGAGCGGGCGCAAGTGGCCAAGCTTGGAGCACATAAGATCGCACGCAAGACGCAGACAAAAGCAGGATCTAGCTTTATGAAAACATCGAATTTCATTCCCTATCTGACCTTTTTCATTTTGTGGGAAGTTTTTTCTCAAATGAATATGAAGCTGGCCTTGTTCAATCCGCTTTTTCTTCCACCACCTTCACTCGTCATCGTTGATGCTTGGTCCCTAGCGCAAACCGGGCTTCTCTTTGACAGCCTGCTGTCCAGCACCTTGCGCATTGCAGCCGGTTTTGTAATCGGATGTGTGCTTGCGGTTTTCATGGGCGTATTAATGAGCAAGTTTCGCCAGGTGGAGCGCTGGATGTCTCCCCTGCTTAATCTAGTAGGCCCGATCCCGGCACTCGCCCTGCTTCCGCTCATTATTATCTGGTTCGGCATCGGTGAATTCCCGAAGGTGCTGCTCATCGCTTGGACGACTTTCCTGCCGGTATTGGTGTATACGGTAGACGGATTCAAAACGGTTCCGTCCACCCTTATTCGCTCGGCAATGAGCCTCGGCGCTTCGGAGCGTCAAATTTTCAGAAGAGTGCTGCTTCCCTCCGCTATTCCGAGCTTCATAGTAGGAGCCAGAGTCAGCCTCGGCTTATCCTTCTCCGCGCTAATCGTCTCCGAGATGATGGGAGCCAAATCCGGGCTCGGCTATATTATCGTAGACGCACGGAATTATTTTAAAATTTCCAATATGTTCGTCGCCATTATTTTTATTGGCTTGATTTATAGCATTTTCTCCGCATTGCTTAAGCTGATGGAGAACAAAGTTCTTAGCTGGCGTAAAGGAGGGATGAACGAGGCGGTTGAGAAATAG
- a CDS encoding GntR family transcriptional regulator codes for MGIANELDIYIAIKDAIIQQKLRPSMQLVEEVIAESFGVSRTPVRNVLRKLAGEKLVTVIPYKGTFVACPTVEEAKEVFEMRRVIEASGVRKVSGRLTKEQLKQLSELLDEEHAAHHNGDPLLAVRLSGNFHLKIAEFTGNHYYFRYLEELISLTYVIIALYGMSKHMHCSDHRRLVLLIEQGEAEQAERLMIEHLKEIEDTLQFEEKGTAPQSLSEVFRLANAPYASVKG; via the coding sequence GTGGGGATAGCAAATGAACTTGATATTTATATAGCAATTAAAGATGCCATTATTCAGCAAAAGCTTCGCCCCAGCATGCAGCTCGTCGAGGAGGTTATTGCCGAATCGTTTGGCGTCAGCCGTACGCCTGTACGCAATGTGCTGCGCAAGCTGGCCGGAGAGAAGCTGGTGACGGTTATTCCATACAAGGGAACATTCGTTGCCTGCCCTACCGTCGAGGAAGCCAAGGAAGTTTTCGAAATGCGCAGAGTCATTGAAGCTTCCGGGGTGAGGAAGGTAAGTGGAAGGCTGACTAAAGAACAGCTCAAACAGCTTAGCGAGCTGCTGGATGAGGAGCACGCGGCTCACCATAACGGAGACCCTTTGCTCGCCGTTCGGCTCTCGGGCAACTTTCATCTAAAAATCGCCGAGTTCACGGGCAACCATTATTATTTCCGCTATTTAGAGGAGCTTATTTCACTCACCTACGTCATCATCGCTTTATATGGCATGAGTAAGCACATGCACTGCAGCGATCATCGACGATTAGTGCTCTTGATTGAGCAAGGCGAGGCGGAGCAGGCGGAACGGTTAATGATCGAGCATTTAAAGGAAATCGAGGATACGCTTCAGTTTGAAGAAAAAGGAACGGCTCCTCAATCGTTAAGCGAGGTTTTCCGCTTGGCAAACGCTCCTTACGCCAGCGTGAAAGGCTGA
- a CDS encoding ABC transporter ATP-binding protein — protein sequence MKLMVRNVGKSFGERTILKNVDLTVDAHEFICILGHSGCGKSTLLNMIAGYLLPDEGELLVDGELIGGPSKARGMVFQDHALFPWYTVLENISFGPEVQGAGKAEAKEIGKQFLDLVGLEKYADQYPAELSGGMKQRVGIARALASSPDILLMDEPFGALDILTRDMMRRELRRICEKLKPTTLFVTHSISEAIYLADRVVVMKNGVIADEFKVDIPHPRTFDMPGFGEAMQRIEHVLMENELEATIQ from the coding sequence ATGAAATTGATGGTGCGTAATGTAGGAAAAAGCTTTGGCGAACGGACGATTTTGAAAAATGTCGATTTGACGGTGGATGCCCATGAGTTTATATGTATACTCGGTCACAGCGGCTGCGGCAAATCTACGCTGCTTAATATGATCGCTGGCTATTTGCTGCCTGATGAAGGGGAGCTACTTGTAGATGGCGAGCTCATTGGCGGACCTTCCAAAGCCCGTGGAATGGTGTTTCAGGATCATGCCCTGTTCCCTTGGTATACGGTACTTGAAAACATCAGCTTCGGACCAGAGGTTCAAGGAGCAGGCAAAGCCGAAGCGAAGGAAATCGGCAAACAGTTTCTAGACCTGGTAGGCTTGGAAAAATATGCAGACCAATACCCTGCCGAATTGTCAGGCGGCATGAAGCAGCGAGTCGGGATTGCCCGGGCGCTCGCAAGCTCTCCCGATATTTTGCTAATGGATGAGCCATTCGGCGCTTTGGATATTTTAACCCGCGATATGATGCGCAGAGAGCTCCGCCGCATATGTGAGAAGCTGAAGCCGACTACTTTGTTCGTGACTCATAGCATAAGCGAAGCGATTTATTTGGCTGATCGTGTTGTCGTCATGAAGAACGGTGTCATTGCTGATGAATTCAAGGTCGATATTCCGCATCCCCGCACCTTCGATATGCCCGGCTTCGGCGAGGCCATGCAGCGAATCGAGCACGTTTTGATGGAGAATGAATTGGAGGCGACTATACAATGA